ACCTCGGCCACCAGCGCGCCCACCGTGGTTTCCTTGCCGGCCAGCGGGGTCAGAATGGCCGACACCTCGTCGAACGGCAGGGTTCTGACTCCCGACACATCGAAGTTGCGCGGCACGATGCGCTGCGCCAGGCGCGCCTGCACCGCCTGCTGTTCCGGCGTGGGCGCCTGCAGGGCCGGCTGCGGCCGCGGCGCGCCGGTGTTGGCCGGGGTCTGCACGCGCGGCAGGGCATCCACCGGGTTGCCGCGCAGCGGACCGTCGGCGCGGCTGGCCGCGCTGGCCAGCAAGGCCAGCAGCGCAGAAGAAACAAGAACGCCGGTACGCAGGGAAGCTGTCATGGGCCGCAATCAACAAAATGTGGCGGCCTCGCCACGATGCGGGCTGGCACGCGAAGTGAAACAGAATAGTTATTAAGTCTTCTGCATGTTGCCATACTGCAAAAGTTTTGCCAGCAACTAAGTAATAAAAATATACAAAAATCACTTCTCTATATAGTTTCTCTGAGCAAATTTTGCCTATATGTAACGTATATGCTGCATTTTATTAACGTTTTTCATCATTATCTGGACTTATTGTCCGGATAAGCTAGGATAGTCGGAAATATAAACATAAATTACGTAATAACCCTAATGCTATTTGTCTGTTAATAGTTGAGACTATCTTCGACCTTATGCAATTTGTTTTGTCGCAGCTAGTTTCTGGAGTCTCCAAATGAAACTTGCTGACGTGTTTCATCAAAAAACAGGCAAGCAGGGACAGGCGTAGCTCGCAACGGACGGATTTATGACCCCCGGTGAAATTGTTCCGCTGTCATTTGCCTCTGGACTGGTGATCCTTTCGTTTCTGATCGCCGGCTATGGCGCTTATGTGGCGCTGACCGCCGCGGCCCATATCCGGGCGGTGGCCGCAGACGGCCAGCCCTGGCTGCCATTCGTGGGGATCGCGGCGGTGGCGATGGGCGGCATCGGCATCTGGAGCATGCATTTCATCGGCATACAGGCGCAGGCCATGCCCTTCGACGCGGGCTACGAGGTGTGGCTGACGGCCCTGAGCTTCCTGCTGGCGGTGCTGTGTTCGGGCATTGCGCTGTGGTATGTGGCGCGCGCGCGGTTTTCGGCGCTGCGCTGCGTGGCGGGCGGCTTGATCGCCGGCCTGGGCATTGCCGCCATGCACTACGTGGGCATCGCCGCGATGCGCATCCCCGCGTTGTTTCTGTGGAGCCTGCCGTTGATCGTGGCCTCGGTGCTGATCGCCGTGGTGGTGGCCACCGCGGCGCTGTGGCTGGCGTTCCATGTGCAAACCACGTGGCAGCGCGCGCTGGCCGCCACCATCATGGCCATGGCCGTGTGCGGCATGCATTACACCGCCGCGGCGGCGGGCGCCATGGTATGCACCACGCCGCGTGAATTCGCGGGCCTGCTGATCGGCGGCGCTTCGCTGCCGTATGTGGTTTTCGTCTTGTCGATTGCCGTGCTGGCGCTGCTGCGCTGGCAATTGCACCGCTCGTCCCTGCGTTTCCGCCAGAAGCTGGCGCAGCGCGTGGACCAGCTGATCGGATCTGGCGCCGCAGGGACCGCGGCGGGCAATGGGCCCGTGGGTTCACTGGGGCGCGGATAGCAAACCCCGGCCGTGCCGGGGCGGGTGGCTGCTTGCCGGGTTGTTCCACGACGACAGCCGGGGTGTATCAACATGCGCACGCATGGGAGAGAGAAATGAAAGAGCAACTTCTGATGTTCTGGAATGACGAAGAAGGCGTGACCACGCTGGAATACGCGATTCTGGCCGCGTTGCTGGTGGCGGGGTTGGCGACGGTGATCAGCGCGTTGACCGGAGGGTTGGAGACGTTCTTCAAGACCATCGCCACCAAACTGGATGGCCTGACAGGCACTTCGGGAACGGGAACAGGAACGACCTCGGGCTGATACGAGTACCGCGCAAGCGTAGCGAACGCAAAGGTGGCGTGTTGTCCCTAGGGGAATCGTTGTGGTGGGTGTTGTTCATCCTGTGGAGTCTGGCGCTGGTGCACGCCGATTGGCGGCACCGGCGGATTCCCAATGTGCTGATCGCCGGCGCGCTCTGCCTGCAGCTGCTGTGGGCGATCGCGGCCGCGTCGGGCCTGGGATGGCAGTACGCGCCGCCGTGGCCGGGGTGGGGCATGGCCCTGGCGGGCTTCCTGCTGGCGCTGCCGTTCGTGCCGCTGTGGCGGCATCGCGTGATGGGAGCGGGCGACATCAAGGTCATCGCCACCTATGGTTTCGCTTTCGGGCCCCTGAACCTGATGCTGGTATTGGCGGCGGGCAGCCTGCTGGCGGGCGCGCATGCGGCGCTGTACCTGCTCGCGGCGCGCTGGTGGGTGCCGCCCCATCGCCTGCGCCAGGTGCCGTATGCCGGCTATCTGGCCATAGGCGCGCTCAGCGTGGCGTATATGCTCTTGAGTTCGCGATGGTCTTCATAGCGTTCTTCCTGGTGCTGTACGGCATCATGATGTACGGCATGATCTTCACCGCCCAGCAGTCGCTGATTCTGGCGGCGCAGGATGGCGCGCGCAGGGCGCTGCAGTGGCAGCCCGGCGCCGGCCATATGCAGTTGCGCGCCGAGGCCGCGCGCAGCACCGCGCTGCAGCAGGCCGACTGGCTCACCACGGTTTCCGGCGCGCCGCTGGCCGTGGCGGTGTGCGGCGTCGGCGGCGCCTTGAGCGCCACCGGCGGCGCCACATGCAGCGGCACGGCCCTGGCCGATGACCAGATCGAAGTCATTGTCAGCTTCCCTTACCGAGAACATCCGCTGATCCCGAATCTGCCCCTGCTGCGGCAGGCCATGGTGCCCGCGCAACTGCAGGCGCGGGCCTCCGTGCGCCTGAGCAATCTGGCCACCAGCGCAGGAAGCTGACATGGCGGCGCGACGCTTTCCCAGCCTCGATCGTCTTGCCGGCCGCCAGCGGGGCGTGGCGGCCATCGAGTTCGCCATGGTGCTGACAGTATTGCTGCTGATCCTGCTGGCCATTGTCGGCTATGGCGCCATTTTCTGGGCGCAGCAGCAGTTGTCGGCGGCCGCGGGCGAGGGCGCGCGCGCGGGCTTGCAGGCCCGCTACGAGGGCCTGCCCGACGCCCAGGCAGTTGCCTGCGATGCCGCGGTCAGCGTGTTCGGCGCCGGCACCCAGGTGCAATGCAACCGCGGCGCGGCGCCGTTTCCCTGCGCCTGGACAGCGGTGGGGGGCACGGCAGTGGGCTGCATGAGCGTGGTGCTGCAGTACGACGTCGCCCAATGGCCTTTGCTCAAATCGTTCCAGGGCCTGCTGGGGCTCGTTATCCGCAGTGAGGGCGACACCTTGATTCCCAAGACGCTGTCCGCCCACGCCACCATTCAAATCACACAGGAGCCGCTATGACCGGCGTAAGTAAGATTCTCGCCGCTGTCTTGCTGGCGGCAGGCATTGTTCTGGCGGCACTGGCTTATTACCTGGCCAGCCGCCCGGCGCCGGCGCCCGCGGCCGCGCCAGTGGCCGCGGCGCCCGCGCCGGCCCGGCCGGCGGCGCCGCAGGCCAGCCACCCGGTGGTGCTGGCGGCCAAGGCGCTGCAGGCGGGCACGCGCCTGGATGCAAGCATGCTGGAAGTACAGCAATGGCCGGTGGCGTTGAGCCAGGGCTATGCCCAGCCGGAAGCGCTGGTGGGCGAAGTGGTGCGGCTGGACATCGCGGCGGGTGAACCCGTTACCAGCCAGATGCTGGCGCAAGGCCTGGCCAGACAGCTGCATGAAGGCGAACGCGCCGTGGCCGTGCCGGTGGATGAAATCGTGGGCGCGGGCAATCGCGTCATGCCGGGCGACCTGGTGGATGTGTTCTTCTCGCTGCAGAAGGGGCAGGAAGTGCAGGGCAGCCAGGTGCGTCTGCTGCAGTCGCGCGTGCGGGTGCTGGCGTACGGGGCGCAATCCATCGATGGCCCGCCGGTCGAGGCCGACAAGCCGGCGGTGCAGCGCCCGGTGGCCGCGCCGCCGGCCCGTTCGGCGCTGCTGGCGGTGCCCGTGGAACGCGTGAACGAACTGCTGCTAGCCAGCCGTTCCGGCCACCTGCAACTGGCCCTGCGCGCCCCGGACGACGAAACCTTGCCCGACCGCGAGCTGTTCGCGCCGCGCCAGCCGGTCATCTCGGCCCGCAAAGACCTTACCGCCGAACAGCGCGCCGCGCTGGCCGACGGCGTCAACCGCGCTTACGCGGGCGACAGCCTGGCGCAGCTGGACGGGCCGGCGCCGCAGCCGGTCAAGCGTTCCGCCGGCGCCTCGTCGGGCGGCGGGGGGCGCTCGATCGAGATCTTGCGCGGCGACAGTGCGCAGCGCGTGCGCTATTGAATATCCAGCCAGATCACACCGGCCCACTATCCACCATGTCGACTCTGATGAAACCCCGTATGCGCGCCTCTCTGATCTGCACCGCGCTGGCCATGGCCGGCGCCTTCTACGGCGCGCCCGCTGCAAGCCAGGCCCAGCCGGCGAAGCCGGCCGCGGCGCCCGCCGCCGCCCAGGAAATCTCGCTGCCCGTCAAAGGGCAGGAGCTGCTGCCCCTGCAGGGCACGCCCACCCGCATCGCGGTAGCCGACCCGGATGTGGCCGACGTCAAGATATTGCCCGCGGCGGCCGGCCGGCCGGCCGCGGTCATGCTGATCGGCAAGCAGGCCGGCACCACCCAGGTACAGGTCTGGGCCCGCAACAGCCGTATGCCCATGGCCTGGACGGTGCGCGTGGTGGGCGCGGTGCAGGCGGAACTGGCGCGCCGCGGCGAGTCCGGCGGCGCCAATGTGGATGTGGCGGGCACCCATGCGCTGGTGTCGGGCCATGCGTCTTCGGCGCTGTCGCACCAGAGCTCGGTGGCGGCGGCCGCCGCCGCGGTGGGCGACAAGAACGTCGTCGACGTGGCCACCGCCGGCAGCGGCGGGGTGGTGCAGGTCGAAGTCAAGGTCGTGGAAATATCGCGCTCGGTCATGAAACAGGTGGGCCTGTCGATGACGGGCAGCGCGGGCGGCTGGGGGTTCGGCGTGCGCACCTCGCCGGATGGCTTTGCCGTTCCCGGCGCATTGGGCACCCGCGGCATCCTCAGCGACGGCTTCAGCCTGCTGTTCGACTCGAACCATTTCGGCGCCACGCTGCGCCTGCTGCAAAGCAACGGCATGGCGCGCGTGCTGGCCGAACCCACGCTGGTCGCGCTCAGCGGCCAGAGCGCCAGCTTCCTGGCGGGCGGCGAAATCCCCATCCCCGAATCGGGCGGCCTGGGCACGCAGAACGTAGTGTTCAAGCCGTTCGGCATCGGGCTGACGGTGACGCCCACCGTGCTGTCGCGCGACCGCATCGCGCTGAAAGTGGCGCCCGAGGCCAGCGAACTGGACTACGTCAACGGCATTCCCATCCTGAACGGCGAGACCGCCACCCTGATCCCGGCGCTGCGCACGCGCCGGGCCGACACCATGATCGAACTGGGCGACGGCGAAAGCTTCGTCATCAGCGGGCTGGTGTCGCGCCAGACCAAGGCGTCGGTGAACAAAGTGCCGTTCCTGGGCGAGCTGCCCATCATCGGCGCGTTCTTCCGCGGCATCGAGTATTCGCAGGAGGAGCGTGAGCTGGTCATTGTGGTGACGCCGCGGCTGGTGCGGCCGATTGCGCGCGGCGTGGCCCTGCCACTGCCCGGCGAACGGCAGGAGCGGCCCGAGTCCATGACCAATGCCTGGGGCTATTACCTGATGGGGCCTGCCGGCGGCCAACAAGTGCCGGGTTTTTCGCGGTGAAGGATATGAAGGCTTATTCCACAGAGTTGCCCGGGCTGCAGAGCGGCATCCGGTTTCTTTTCTGCTCGCAGGGCGACGGCGTGGCCGCGCAGCTGGTCGAGGCATTGGGCCCCATGGGCGTGCTGACCCAGGAGTCGCCGTCGGTCGAGCAGCTGGGGCGGCGGCTGGCCGATATCGATCCGCAGATCATCTTCCTGGACTTCACGCTGGCCGGCAATGACCCGGGCAAGCTGCTGCGCTCGGCCGACCTGGCGCGCACGCTGGCGCGCGTGGCGCCCGCCATCCCGCGGGTGGCGGTGGGCCTGCTGGGCCAGCCCGAGGGCGCCATTGCCGCCCTGCGCGCCGGGGTGACCGACTTCGTCGACCCTTCGGTGGCCCCGCAGGAAGTGCGCGAGATCGTGCAGCGCCTGCTGGACATGCCCAGCCTGGGCGGAGCCGAAGGCGGCTCGCGCCGCGACGTGCTGCTGATCGGCGCGCGCGGCGGCGTGGGCACCAGCACGCTGGCGGCCCACCTGGCGGGCATCGCGCAAGACCGCTACGTACAGGCGCAGTCCGAATCGAATGGCGCGGCCCGCAAGCCGGCCGATGCGGACGCCACGCTGCCGCTGGCGGCGCGCGTGGCTCTGCTGGACCTGGGCTGGCCCATCGGCGACGCGCAGTTGTATGTGAACGTGGCCGGCGATTTCGACTTTGCCGAAGCCGCGCGCAACCTGCAGCGGCTCGACGCCACGCTGCTGGGCTCGGCCATGGCGCATACGCGCGACGGCCTGAGCGTGATGGCCCTGCCGCGCGATCCGGCCCAGATGAACCATATGTCGCAGTCGGACTCGCTGCTGGTGTTCGAGCGCCTGCGCCAGCACTTCGGGCTGATGATCACCGACACGGGCGGGTTTTCCAATATGGATTTCGTGGCCGCGCTGGCGCGCACCTCGCACACGACCTGGCTCGTCACCGACCAGAGCGTCAGTTCGCTGGTGGCCCTGTCCGCCACGCTGCAGGACCTGGAGCGCCGCCATGTCGAGCGCAGTTCGCTGGGGCTGGTGGTCAACCGCTATGACGAGCGCTACGGCATGACCGCCCAGCAGATCGCCGACCGGTTCCAGCTGGACCTGGTGGGCACGCTGCCCGACCGGGCGCTGGCCTTGATGGTATGCACCAACCAGGGCCGGCTGCTGCACCAGGATGCCGAGCGCGATGTATACGTGCGCGGCGTGCAGGCCCTGGCCGAAAAGCTGTGCAATGAAACGCACCAGGCTGCCGGGCGCGGCAGCTGGCTGGCCACCTGGCTGCCCGGGGTGCACCGGCGCATGCTGGTGGCCGAATAGTGGGCCCACGGCATACCCACTGAACAGGACCCGACATGATCATGACAGCCACGATCCAATTCGGCCCCGACAGCGACAAGAGTTTTGTCGGATCAGCCCGCTACCAGGAAGTCAAGAGCGCCGCCTACGAGCACCTGCTCTCGCGCATCGAAGAACTGGGCGCCGAATTCGGCCGCTGGGCACGCGACGCGATCCAGGACTTCGTCGATATCGAAGTGGCCAGTTTCGCGCGCACCAAGCGCGTGGCCATCAACGAAGGCGAAATGCGCCACATCGCCGCGGCGCTGACCAAAGAGCTGGCCGGCCTGGGCCCGCTGGAAGACCTGCTGGCCGATCCCGCGGTGGAAGACATCCTGATCAACGGCTACGACAATGTGTTCGTGTCGCGCGGCGGCGTGCTGACGCGCGAATCGCTGGGGTTTTCCGACAACCAGCATGTGCTGCGCATCGTGCGGCGCATTCTGGCGCCGATCGGGCGCCGGCTGGATGAATCCAGCCCCATGGTGGATGCGCGCCTGCCCGACGGCGGCCGGCTGAATGTGGTGATCGAGCCGCTGGCCGTGGACGGGCCGATGGTGTCGATCCGCAAGTTCCGCAAAGACCCGCTCAAGCCGGCCGACCTGCTGACGCTGGGCAGTTTCAACGAAGACATCCACCGGCTGCTGAACATGGCGGTGGCCAACCGCTGCAATATCCTCGTGTCGGGCGGCACCAGCTCGGGCAAGACTTCGCTGCTGAACGCGCTGGCGTTTTTCATTCCCACCAACGAGCGCGTGGTTACCGTGGAAGACACGGCCGAGCTGTCGCTGAACCACCCGCACGTGGTGCGGCTGGAGTCGCGCCAGGGCGGCTTCGACGGCGACGGCCTGGTCACCATCCGCGACCTGATCCGCAACAGCCTGCGCATGCGGCCCGACCGCGTGGTGGTGGGCGAAGTGCGCGGCGCCGAAGTCATGGACATGCTGCAGGCCATGAACACCGGCCATGAAGGCTCGATGGCCACCATTCACGCCAACTCGCCGCGCGAATGCTTGTACCGGATCGAGATGCTGGCCGGCTTTGCCGGTTTCCAGGGCAGCGAAGACAGCCTGCGCCGGCAGATCGCCAGCGCGCTGGATTTCATCGTGCAGATCGGCCGCCTGCCCAACGGCAAGCGGCGCGTGCTGTCGATTACCGAAGTCACCGGCATGGGCGATACCGTCATCGCCACCCAGGAACTGTATCGCCACGAGTTGTTCGTAACGCCGGACGGCGAGGAAAAAGACACCTGGAACTGGCTGGGCGTGCATCCGCATACACCCAAGCTGGCCAAGCTGCGCGATGAAATGCGCGCCAGCGTCGCCGCGCAGGAAGATTCGTCCGGCGGCGGCTTCTGGGGCCGGAGGCGCTGATGGCCGCCGCATGGGTACTGGCGGCCGCGGCGCTGGCCCTGGTTCTGGGGGCCGCGCTGCTATGGCATCGCGCCGGGCAGGGGCAGCGCCGCCAGGCCACGTCGGTGTTCCTGGAGCGCCAGCTCAGCCAGGGCCAGCCGGGCGTGCAGGCCGACGACGGCGCCGAGGCGCCCAGCACGGCGCTGCGCAGCGGCATCGAGCACTGGGATATCCTGCTGCGCTGCGCCGGCCTGCGGCAGACCGCCGGGCTGTACACCGCCATTGCCGCCGTCCTGTGCGCGGGCGTCCTGCTGGCGGCCGTGTTCGGCGGGCTGGTGTCGGCCATCGTGGCGGCGGTCATGCTGCTGGTGGCCGTGTATTTCTACATCTGGCTGCGCGCCGACCGGCGCCGGGGGCGCATGTTCGACCAGTTGCCCGAAATGCTGGACACCATGGTGCGCCTGATCACCATCGGCAACAGCATGGCGGCGGCTTTCCAGGCCGCGGCGGCCAATACGAACGAGCCCCTGCGCGAAGTGGTCGAGAAAGCCGCGCACCTGAGCCGTTCGACCCAAGAGCTGGATGCCGCCCTGGCCAACGTGGCGCGCCAGTACGGATTCGAAGAACTGCGCCTGCTGGCCGCCGTGGTGCGCGTGGCCCAGAAGTATGGCGGGCGCAGCGATGTGGTGCTGGAGCGCATTGCCGCCTTCATGCGCGACGTGGCGCAGGCGCGCGGCGAACTGGTGGCCGCGTCGGCCGAGATCCGCCTGTCGGCCTGGGTGCTGGCGCTGATGCCGCTGGGCATCGCCTGCTACATCATGCTGACCAACAACGCGATGTTCATGGACATGTGGGACGACGCGCTGGGTTTCAAGATGCTGATGGCCGCCCTGGGGTTGCAGGTCGCGGGTTCGTACTGGCTGTATCGCATGACCAAATCCATATGACGGCGGCGCCATGGACATTCTGACCGCTCCCACTTCTTCAGGCCTGCTGGCCGCGGCGGTATTGCTGGTGGGCCTGGCGCTGCTGGTGGCCGGCCTGGGCATGGCCTGGCGCCTGCGCGGACAGGCGCGCAGCATGCGCGTGGTCGAGCAGGCGCTGGCCGGGCGCGACCCGGCGCGCGCCGCGAGGCCGGCTGGCGAGCCGGAGCCGGCCGGCCGCCTGGCGGCGCTGGCGCAGGGTACCGACGCCCTGGGCAGGCGCCTGAGCGAAGGCCGCCTGGCGGAATCGCTGCTGCCCGACGAAGACAACAAGCTGATCGAGCTGGCCGGCTATGCCAACGTAGCGGGCGCACGCGCCCGCTACGTGGCGCTGCGCTTCGGGCTGGCGCTGGCGCTGCCCGTGGGGGCCGTGCTGCTGCGCCGCGCGTGGTCCGGGCCGGGTTCGCTGATGGTCATGGTGTTTACCTTGTTCATCGGCTTTGCCGTGGGCTACATGCTGCCCAAATGGCTGCTGGCCCGGCGCGTCAAGGCGCGCAAGAAGCAAGCCGAGAAAGAATTGCCCCTGCTGGTGGACTTGCTGCGCCTGCTGCAGGGCGTGGGCCTGTCGGTGGACCAGAGCCTGAGCGTGATCGTCAACGATTTCAAGGCGGTGCTGCCGGTATTGGGCCATGAGCTGGGCGCCGCCACCGCGGTGTATGCCCGCGGCCGCACGCGCGAGCAGTCGCTGGCGCGGCTGTCGCAGGGCTTCGACAACGATGACCTGGCCGCGATCTGCCGGCTGCTGGTGCAGGTGGACCGCCATGGCGGCGCCGTGCAGGAACCCCTGAACCGGTTCGCGCAGCGCATCCGCGACAAGCGCCGCTTCGAGCTCAAGGAAAAAATCGGCCGCCTGACGGTCAAGATGACCGGGGTGATGATCGTGACCCTGCTGCCCGCGCTGCTGATCGTGACGGGCGGCATGGGCATCTTGTCGGTGCTGCGCGGGCTGTCGCGCATTGCGGGAGGAATGTGATGAAGCGCGTGTCGCGACCCCATGGACGGCTGGGCGCGGTGCTGTGCACCGTGCTGCTGGCCGGTTGCCAGAGCAACAAGATGGAATCGGCCTGGGAGCTGATCCAGCAACAGCAGCAGGAGCAGGCCTTGATGCGGCAGTCCGAAGACGATCCGGATGCCGGCAAGCAGCCTACCGAGCCGCAGCTGATGTTGGCCCTGATCCGTGAAAACCAGGCCCAGGGGCGGTATTTCGCGTCGCTGGCCTATATCGACGCCTATCGCCAGCGCTTTGGCAACAGCGACCAATTAGAGGCGCTGCAGGCCGACGCGCTGCGGCGCACGGGCCAGCAAGAGCAGAGCGAGGCGGCCTACCGGAAGCTGCTGGGCGGCGCCCAGGCCGCGCAAGGCTGGCACGGCCTGGGCCTGCTGGCCGGGGCGCGCGGCGATTACGCCCAGGCCGCGCAAGACCTGGAGCACGCCGTCAAGCTGGCCCCCACCGATGCGCAGATGCTGGGCGACCTGGGCTACGCGCGCCTGCGCGCCGGCGACAGCGCCGGCGCGCGCGTGCCGCTGGGCAAGGCGGCCGAACTCGATCCGTCCAACACCAAGGTGCTGGCCAATATGGCCCTGCTGCTGGTGGTCGAGGGCAACGCCGTGCAGGCGCAGCAGCTGATGGACCGCGCCCGCCTGGGGCAGGACGCGCGCAGCCAGATCTACCAGCTGGCCAGCCAGATGCAGGCGCAGGGCCGCGCGGGCAGTACGCCGCGCGCCCAGGGCGTGGTGCGCGACGTGACGCGGGTGTCCGGCGCGCACGGCGCCACCCAGGTGTCCAGTGGGCGCGACGTGGTCATGCCCATGCTGCAGCCGGTGATGGACCGCATGATCAACCCGCCCATGGTGCAGTAGGGCATTGCCCGGCGCCCGGCCATCGTATTCACGAACCTGAAAGAGACTGACCATGTCCCGATACTTTCTTCGCCTTCCGCTGGTCCTGGCCGCCGCGCTGCCCTGGGCGGCGGCGGCGCAGATGAATGCGCCGCTGACGGGCGGCGGCGCCCAGCCTGCCGCGGTGGCGGCGCCGGCGGCCGCGCCCGCCGCGCAGGCCATGCCCGCCCGCCCGGTGGTCCGGCAGGTGCAGACGCCGATGCCGGCCGCGGCCGCGCCCGCGGCGCCGGCCAGGGCATCGGCCGCCAGCGCGCCGGCTGCCACGGCGCCCGCCGAGCGCCATGAAGGCTTCGGCGATGTCACGCGCGGCCTGCTGGCCGCCCAGGCCGACGGCCGCCGCGCCGGCGGGGCGCTACCCATGCTGGGGCCGGTGTCCACGGCGGCATGGAACCGCTACCTGGAGAGCTTCCGCCAGCCCATTCCGCAATGGTTCACCGAGAAGGTGAAGACGGACAGCAAGTAATCCGCCGCAACGGGCAGCCGCCGATATGAAACCGTCTTTGCGCCTTTCGCCATCGCGCACCCGCCAGCGCGGCTCTATCGCCGTGTCGACGGCGTTCGCCGTGCTGATCGGCCTGGTGGTGCTGCTGTCGGCACAGATCGGCTACCTGTTCTACATGAAGCGCGAACTGCAGAAGGCGGCTGACCTGGCGGCCCTGTCGGCCGTGCAGGTGCTGGCGCCCACCGGGGCCGCGTCCGATTGCGCGGCGGCCTCGCCCGTCGCCGCCGCGGCCCAGGCCAGCGCGGTGGCCAACGTGCCGGATTTTGTCGATCCCATCACGGCCGCAGACGTAACCGTCGACTGCAAATTCTGGGATCCCACTCGCGCCGATCCGGCCGGCATGCACCTGTTCGATCCCGACGCCGCCGCCGGCGGGCGCGTCAACGCGGTGCGGGTGCGCATCGACAAGACGCTCAGCGCCCTGATTCCCAGCGTGGTCGGCGGCTGGATGGGGGGCACGGAAGTCAGCGTCGTGGCGGTGG
This genomic window from Bordetella petrii contains:
- a CDS encoding type II secretion system F family protein — encoded protein: MDILTAPTSSGLLAAAVLLVGLALLVAGLGMAWRLRGQARSMRVVEQALAGRDPARAARPAGEPEPAGRLAALAQGTDALGRRLSEGRLAESLLPDEDNKLIELAGYANVAGARARYVALRFGLALALPVGAVLLRRAWSGPGSLMVMVFTLFIGFAVGYMLPKWLLARRVKARKKQAEKELPLLVDLLRLLQGVGLSVDQSLSVIVNDFKAVLPVLGHELGAATAVYARGRTREQSLARLSQGFDNDDLAAICRLLVQVDRHGGAVQEPLNRFAQRIRDKRRFELKEKIGRLTVKMTGVMIVTLLPALLIVTGGMGILSVLRGLSRIAGGM
- a CDS encoding tetratricopeptide repeat protein — translated: MKRVSRPHGRLGAVLCTVLLAGCQSNKMESAWELIQQQQQEQALMRQSEDDPDAGKQPTEPQLMLALIRENQAQGRYFASLAYIDAYRQRFGNSDQLEALQADALRRTGQQEQSEAAYRKLLGGAQAAQGWHGLGLLAGARGDYAQAAQDLEHAVKLAPTDAQMLGDLGYARLRAGDSAGARVPLGKAAELDPSNTKVLANMALLLVVEGNAVQAQQLMDRARLGQDARSQIYQLASQMQAQGRAGSTPRAQGVVRDVTRVSGAHGATQVSSGRDVVMPMLQPVMDRMINPPMVQ
- a CDS encoding DUF3613 domain-containing protein, yielding MSRYFLRLPLVLAAALPWAAAAQMNAPLTGGGAQPAAVAAPAAAPAAQAMPARPVVRQVQTPMPAAAAPAAPARASAASAPAATAPAERHEGFGDVTRGLLAAQADGRRAGGALPMLGPVSTAAWNRYLESFRQPIPQWFTEKVKTDSK